TGACCCCTAAGACAACATTACCCCACCTTCGCCTTTGCACGTCGAACTAAATATTTGTAGAGTTTTTGTTAAAGTCAACTGTTCCATTGGGAACTGAGTCTAACCAATGACCAGTCCTCTGTTTTCTTCTCTGGTGGCTTTAATACGTACATAGATATTTTGTTATCCTCCCCATAAAACGTGTACCACTCGCTATGGTTAACTTAAGAAGACCAAGACGGCAAAGACCTGATACAGGCTGAGGTGGCTGTAACAACCCGTTGTTCACTTCTGAATTTGACCTCCCGTCATTTGATCAAGTACCCATTTTCGTTATAAACCAAGCTAACCTCAAGGTCATTACATTACACCTTTATAAAACCATTAGAATCTTcttttagaaattgaaattttccagagagagacagagagaaagagaagatggCAGTTGGGTTGATGGAAGTGCTGCTTGTGAATGCAAGAGGACTTGGGGACACAGATTTCGTTGGTATGTATAATTTatctttgtttcctttgtttcttggagttcgtatgtgtaTGTCTTTGTGGTTTTTTGTAATTATAGTTCATTGATAATGGTGTAAAGCAAGTTTGAGCTTGAAAGGATCCATGAtcctccaaagtccaaactgGTTGATGGGTTTCTTCAAATTTtgatgctttctttgttttctgccTTCAAACTTAGTCAACTGTGTTCCTCTCCATGTTCATATAAACTTCAGCTTGCCAGTACTTTGCTACTAAAGTTTCTCTGGTTTTCTTTGAAGAAAGCCAGCACTTTTACTGGATTAGACTTAATTTACAGGTCCTTGTTTAGCCCAAGGGGTGGTTTTGGTGTCCCATTTAGAGATTTACATCTGTTTTTGAGTCTGGTTTGGACATAAATTGATTCTAGTTATTTCTTTACCCATATAATGTATGATTTGATTAGGTCGTATGGATCCTTATGTTGCGGTGAAATACAAAAGCCAAGAGCGCAGGACCAGCGTGGCCAGAGGTGAGTTTTAACCTTGGTTGTATCAATTACTTGAAGAAAATGCTTCGATTAAAATGTCCATTTTGAGCTTTGACAAAGCAGAAGAATGAAATGAGAACAGTCCATTGGTATATTACAAGCACATTTAGTAGGATCATTAACCATTAGCAAACATCAATTGATATCTTTTGTAATGTGTGGAACTATGGTAAACTTTTCCTAGCAATAGTTGTGAATAAATTGGCATTGGATGGTGACCCTTCTATGCTATGCATTCTTCTATTGACAGCAGCTTAAGCAAGTGGGCATAGTTTGTTAATATGATGCTTCCTTCCTTTAAATTTGTACTAAAACGGTGTATCGAAGTTAATTGCCTTGTAGAAGTTGAAGTACTTAAAAGTCATGGCCAAGAAAAGGCCTTCATACAATAGGAAATAATCAAATGAGACCATATTATTAGAGTCCTAGTTATGATATAAAAATCAGTCACATTATTACTAATTCTTTATTATCTGCTGTCTTAGTTTATCTGGTAAACTATACAGGACTACATGTACTAATTCGAAATGCCTGTGCAGGACAAGGTGGCAATCCGGTGTGGAATGAGAGATTAATATTCAGGGTAGAGTATCCAGGGTCCGGCGAGCAGTATAAGCTCACCCTTAAAATAATGGATAAGGACACCTTCACTGCTGATGACACCATAGGCGAAGCAACGTAAGTAGttccatataaatatataatgtgAGGAAAATGAACAGTGTTCTGTCCTGTCAGATAATCTATGCCTCATTTCTTAACTAATGTTCATCTGGCATAGATATAATGATATGTATTCCTTACTTGCCCAAGTCCTGACTCATAATTGGCCGTTAATTAACGTGCAGGATCTATGTTAAGGAGTTATTGGAACTGGGTGTGGAGAATGGATCAGCTGAATTACATCCTAAGAAATATAGTGTGGTTGCTGCAGATAAAAGTTTCCGTGGAGAAATTCAAGTTGGTGTAACTTTCACCAAGAAGGtattcaatttttctcttttttacttCCATTTTGACTTGATACCAAACTTGTAGTCTTGTTTGATTGATGTACGGTTGTTGCTGCATTTTATAGGCAGAACAGGAATATGGAGGACAAGAATTTGGAGGATGGAAGCATAGTGAATCATATTCATAGGGAAAGAAACACTACTGCGGATGGGCTTGAATCTGGGCTATTAAGAGAAATGGGCTGCTATTGCTAGGCCAATGTTTTGTTGTAGTTACGTTGGGACCTGCTGGGCATTGAACCTCAATGTAGTTGGTTAATCTTTTCTATCTTAATTATCTTAATTGTTTACCTTTTAACATTTGAAATTCAGATGGCGAAACGAAATGATGTGATCgattccctccctccctcctttaAAACCTGAATTATGTGATCAACTAGTGTACATAAAATGATGTTCcatattaaattttcaaaatgtAACTCAAGCCCCTCATGATTTATATGAATTAGTCTCGTACCCATGCAATGCACGTGCCATTGATGGGGGAAAAAAAACGTGGAAGTTACTTTTTCACTAATTTCTTCAGATTTTCATATTTTGTCTGTTTTTTTACCATGATAACTATTTTAAATGATTTTTTGGGGAAGTTTTTCACTTGACTTTATAATATGGTATCGACAAATAAATAGATAGATAGATTTTAGcctgttaaattttttttttcctaccttTTTTACATCACTTTAGTTTTATATTACAAGGCAATCTCAGTATCGGATAGTCTATTTCTTAAACCCTAGTGTAGCATTTGTTCCTAAAAATATCTATGTCATTCATGCAAAGCTTAATCTTATAAGAAATTGTGTGATTATCcgacttatatatttatttgcaaTGGAATGAAAGGCTTCATGCATTGTGTTTGGGTGGAGAGACACATGTTTTGAACACTTACTTGTAACTTTGGCAGGCGTGTAACCATTTATATTCATACTCTCAAATGTTTAAAtcttaagataaaaaaaatttcttagaaTCTGAATCGCAAAATACTCAAAATTACAATATTTATGAGCGAAATAATTGCTTAAGTTATGCCCTATACGTGCAACAACAAACAATCAACGAAACCTCTTTATTATCTATATTCATTGGGGTAAATTTCTTCTATGATACCTGAGGTATGGCTAAATAGACAATTTGATACTTGGTTTACAAAAGATGATGATCATTTGGTACCTGACATACTGCTCTGTTTGACCTTTTAGTACTTctatcatcttcatcattaaatttgattatgtgaCATGCACTTGTTACTACTTTAAGCAAGGGTGTAGCTATTCAGGATCGAGGAGGGTCAAATGACCCCCTTGACCTTAGGTTTTCTTAAAGCTATTGCCATTCCATGTTCATCAGCCAACTAGCTGAAAGATGGTGGCTAGAGTCTAGACGATTCAATATGTATGGCCATCATTGAATCATTGTATTTTCTTCATTCATGTATGCTgctttttcatttcatttccaAGTGGTTTTCAGTGTGACCAGCAAACATCGTTGCCCGATTCGAATTAATCATGTTAATTCAACCATATTTTATATCGGGTTCCTCATTTtgtgcctatatatatatatatatatatatatatatatatatatatatatatatatcgtcaGCTGCCTTTCTGTATAGAAATCAAGGCCGGCTCTCAACAGGTGCAAACAACTGCAACAACTGAATGTTAGACCAAACCCACTTTTACTTTACCAGGTCTAGTGCCTTTGTTCCTTCTTGGACCCTGTATTAGGCTTATATAAAAGAGTTTGACCTTTGAAGTGATGCAATACACAGAAGCTATATAAGAGAAATTACAAATAATAAAATTTGAGGTCGCTGTTAACGACAAAGAAAATGAGCATATATGTACTTGATGATAAATCGATCAGGTAAAAATTAAGAAGGCAAGAAGAACAGTGAATTTCTTGGTCTACCTTGAGGGCTATTCCAGCCGCCTTCTAATTTTGATAATTTGTAAGAAAAGCTCAAGGGTTATTCCATTTGCAAGGAAAGCTTGTTCCATCACTTTCTGAAACTTTGAAGAGGCCGGTGACAATAATTAGTTAATAATATTATGCAATGAGTAATGATTTTCTTCAATCATGTGAAAATTTTCaagtagaaaataaataaatggaaTGAACAAAGTAAAATTGAGACATAAGTACGTACGTTAgtgtcaaaaactcaaaatggCAAAAGTTAGATAGTTTAAGTTGCTGATAGTATTTCTTTGCATCTGCCGTCTTAGCTCAGCCGGTAGAGCGCACGGCTTTTAACCGTGTGGTCGTGGGTtcgattcccacagacggcgaagcttgttttttttttttttgcagttttGTCATGGGGTTCACGTCCTCACCACTCTTActgttgaaattaaattcaaTGCCATAAGGAATAAGCAACTTGGACCAAAAAGAGAGAGTTAGCTTCATGGGATGGTCATGTACTACACACCTATAGCAATAATAACATACCAACTtatatttcaaaaaagaaaaaaaaataacacacCAACTTCCCAATCTCACACACACAGATTCTCCCACCGCACCTTCTCGTTCATGCATTTCAGTTTTCCCAATCTGTTCATTACTTCCCTCTTCTCCTATGTCATCCCCCTCTTGTTTTCTTACCTACTTTTACCTTAATGGCACCCACGACATGGCACCTCAATAATCTCTCTTTGCATCACGCCTCAATAACTTCCATTACTTCTTCTGCTCCCGGAACTCAATGTTCTCGGAATCTCAACTGGTTTTTGTCTGTGTAAAGAATGAAACTCGAAGACTTTCTAATGCAACGAAGCGAGGACAAGCAGAAGAGACTTGTTCTTGAGGAAGAGGTGACAAAACCCTACATGAAATTTGGTAGCATGTTATATTAATAATTTTGTTACTTAAAAGTAGTTGACAGTAACCAAATACGTGTGTTTTGTTCTTCTACAGGTTCTGAAATTGCAAGAAGAGTTGGATGGGGAGCAAACACTTAATAGGGTTCTTCACTGCGCACTTCATGGACCTGCTCTATCACATCCATGTCTTCTCTCATTGCTTCCACCTCAGGTAAATATATCATTGTATGTAGGGCTAGCTACTTAAATATACATCTACTTTAAGTGGAACTGAATTTTAAGAAGAGGGTTTTACACTGTGCAGGTTCAGGAACTATTTTCAGAGCTGGAAATGGTGGAAGACGAGATCAGTGGGCTTGAAAGAAAAGTCGAAGAGCTGAAACTGATGTTGTACAAAGAGAGAGCTCAAACAAGAGAGTGGGAAATGCATAGGAGGCAGTGGGAACAGAATCAGTCATTCTTCAGAGCTGGAAATCAGTCACTGATTGAGGGATCGAGATCGCAGAACTACGAAgcattgagaaaagaaaaaaggagagtAAGGGATAGAAGAGCCTCTGTTGGTTCTGCTTCTGATATGCAAAGGTGGAATTTCACAAAAACTGATGGTAAACTGCTTGCTAATATGTAAGTGAGCAACGAGGTTGCACTTTCGGCATTAAACTCATagtgtttgttttgtttcttgtgTTTCTTTGGCAGGAGAGATTGCTGAAATGTCAAGGAGACTAAGCAGAAGAAGCAGAATTCAAAGCATTATGAACAATGAAAGTGGCATTCAGAAACCAAATGAACTCTCGGAACAGTTGCTCAAGTGCCTTATAGGCATATTTCTTGAACTAAAACAGACCTCATTGGAAAAAGAGGGGTCATCATCTGTTGTGCCAAAGCTTACTCTCTCTTGTATGAACTCAAAAGGGTTCATGCCGAAAACCTCATTCAACTGCAAATCATCAGCGCTCTTCAACTACAATACATCACATGTTGACCCTTATTGCATTTTGCCAGATATAGATGGTGCTGTCCGGGACGTTGGCCCATATAAGAACTTCATCCAAATCACAAGAAGCTCGTTAGACATCAGACGCTTATCAGATTGTTCAAATGGAATTGAAAAATTGAGGTGACTTGCAGGTCTCGTCAGCAATGATATATCATTTTTAATTTGTGACATATTCCAAACTATTATTTCAATGAAGTCTTCTATTCTGTTCAGGAAATTGATGCGTCAATTGTGTGATGTGGACTTGACTTGCTTGACATACAAGCAgaagctagcattttggatcaATATCTACAATGCCTGCATCATGCATGTACTGTAAGACATCTTAAGTAACAAAACAAGAAAGACAGAAAGATCAAGTGAGATATCTGATGTGAGCTTCTGTTCTTATCAATTTTCAGGCATTTCTCGATCATGGGTTGCCTTCCACACAAGAAAAGCTACTTTTACTTATGAACAAGGTACACCAGTGCCTGATTGATTCTCAATTCTAAAGTATTCATCACATAAATCACTCTAGAAATTCAATTGATAAACAGTGCCATTTTCAACTAGGCTGCACTGAATGTTGGCGGCATAGTGCTCAATGCTCTAGCTATTGAGCATTTCATACTCCGACATCCATCAGAAACAAAACAAGTAAGTGAAACCATATCCACCCAAATAATACTTGTTGAACCTTCCTCTATTTTATCTGATCAATTTACATCTCAATTAGTAGGGACCTGCTTATGAGAAAGAAATGCTACTAAGACATGCCTATGGTTTAGGATACCCTGAACCAAATGTGACCTTTGCTCTTTGCAGAGGAAGTTGGTCCTCACCAGCAGTAAGTGTATCATTGCTCTCCTATATCATTTCAGAAAGGCATTTTCTCCATCTATTCCGTATTGTATTTCTCCAACCTCCATAATTTAAACGTACACCCGATCTGTTGTGCAGTTAAGGGTCTATACCTCAGAGGAGATTGTAAATGAGTTAGAGAGAGCCAAAGTAGAGTACTTGGAAGCTTCGGTGGGAGTTACTAGCAAGAAGAGAATTGTGGTGCCAAAGCTTCTACAATGGCATATGCGCGATTTTGCAGATGATATGGACTCACTGCTAGAATGGATTTATAGCCAATTGCCACGATCTGGGTCGCTGAAAAGATTGATAATGGAGTGCTTGAATGGTGAAACAAAGTCACCGATAAACAAAATGGTAGAAGTCCAACCTCATGAATCTGAGTTCCGCTATCTACTGCCATTGTGAGCAAATGACGAGAATCAAAATGCAACTGTCCTGTATAACACTGCTCAGCATGTAAAGGATTTCGATATGTGTAGTTAATTATTCATTGTACCACAAGTTCAACATTATAAAGCATGTTACTACGTAAACATTTGTGTTCCATCGAGTTAAAGCATTTCTGAACGAGCTCCAGCCCTATTCAGAAAACTGACAAACTTGTATGCATCCGAAGTATAACCACTGTACAACAACCAAGAAGCAGCTGATACAAtcaggaattaaaaaaaacccCACTTTCTAGCGAAAAGAATGAACATACTCGAGAGTCGAGTCATTTTCCTAAAAAGGTATGATCGCAATGCTTTTGCCTACTGTACAAAAACTGCACAAACAGATACAACACGTTTAGAAAACTGTAGTACACAGTGTATTTCCTATTTTCTCTTGAATTCTGAATATTCGTTTTCGGCATCCCTACCAATCATACATGGGCCTGAGAGGGCTCAACCAAGAAAATTCACAATTCTGTTCAACAGATTTAACCCGAAGACAGTTTCTTCACAGTTCACTTTGACCGTCAGTTCCAGTGGTTCAGAACATCTACCTTCTACAGTAATGGTAATTAAGCAGGGGACTGAGGTGCTCAAGAGCTTGCTGCTGAAACGTAAGCACAAACCTGTTGCATCGTCAAGTTTTGCTGCTACCGGCATGTCAACAGACACAAGATACAGATTCGCATTGCTAAGCATCTTCAACGCAAGACTTCGGCAGATTACAAGAAATTTGTCTTCAACCAAAGACTTGTCTCCCTTGTTCTTGTCTAGATCCTCAATGTGATCAATGAAATTGCACCTGTTTTACAAAACATGACATTCAATCTACATTGCCAACAAAGACCTAACTAGAAGAAGATTTTGAAATCCATAATTAACAATTTTATATGACTTCAGAAAAATGAATCACTCTACCTTCTTGTGCATTCAAACATTCCTCGCAGATGAGACTCCTTAATTGTGAAGGCATCAACATCCAAAGGAAGAGCTCTTACAAAGTATCCAATGTCAGGCCTCAACTTAACAGGAAGCTTCTTGCCATTACAATATAAGGTGAGTTTGAGAGGCAAGAGGTGGTGATGGAAGCGAACTTGGATGATTCTTGTCACAGTTTGACCAGATTCCAGAGAAGCGATCTCTTCTACAGAAGCTAGATTTGACGCATTATTTTGAGATATCATGGAGCTGCAGTATTAAGATAAATCATGACAAAAGATTAGCCctcatgaaaataaaagatgCCAGGAGGAGAAATAAGCATAATCCTAATACTGTATGGCTAGCCTAAGAACAAAAAGGATCGTGCTGAACAGTAGTTCTCCAAAGCATCTAAGCGCGGACCAGAGTCTGTCAAACAccaactaaactatatgcatcTATCTCAACCATTGAGGGAAAAAACAACCATAAAAGTTTATACTTCATTTTACAATTGATACCCACCAAAACAAAGACCATTTATGTAAAAAAGGGAACAAAATTAACAATGGTAAGAAAAGTTGATAATAGACCCTACATTACAAGGGGGGCAAACTTTAAGAAATATGTAAAAGCTCCAGGAAAATATGTTTGACCTCATCCTTTTTACAAATCCAGCATAAGAACAACTCAACTTGGTTTACTAAAGCTCAAGTGCAATACAgatggtttcttcttcttttttcttgatttctttttttcttttctttttttttcatgataacTAAGGCTATCCCAGGAAATAGAGATAGCCAATTTCTGTATTTCTCAGGCACAATAATTAACTGTCCACTAAATAAGCACTTGGATCATAAGTTAATGTCACAGACTGATGTATATGATAACTGCCGTTATCAAAACACAAGGAAGAGGAGCATCTTTATTTTCTGAACAAAATGCATATTTAAGTAGTCTAATTAACATTTTCTTAGATTAGAACTGTATCAGACAAATATATCTAAATTACCTTTCATGCGTAACCGAAGTCTGGTCTCCAGAATCTGTGCCTTTGTCAGATTCCTCGTCAACCAAATATATATCACACATGATCTCATTTGAACAATTCTTGAAGGAAACTTCTATACATATAAAAAGAGGAGAGATGTCTGAAATCTCAGATGAAAATGAGTAGTCAACCTTTAAGCCATTTCCATTCACAGGGTCCAAAAGTGCATAGATTTTAGGTTTAACTTGCCCTCCAAAATCCCCAATGGAGATTCTTGCTGAAGATCTATGGACTTGACTTTGTTCTGGATTATGCGAGCTCGAAAAACCAGGCTGTTCGTCCAACCATGATTCCAAAGCTCTATTTGACAACAATTCCCCGAAATCCGAAGCAGATTGAGAAGCTCCATTTTTCACTTCATGGGCATTGCCAACATCAGTTAATTGAATCAACGGGTTAGAATTGTCATCATCTTCACTTGCTGAACCATCCCCTTCACTGCCACTGCCATTAGAATGTTGTGAACTATAACTAGAAGAATTCTCCTCATCCAAAGACTCAGAGACTGAATTTTGATCATCTGTAACATATGTGTCACTGTTAGTGACTCCCTCCCCAAATCCATTTATTTCGAGGCCATCAGAGAGCATAGTACAGGGCTTCGGAAGAGGTTCATACCCTGGAGCAGCATGAAGTACTATCTGTGATAAAGAGCCAGGAAGATAAAACCTGTGATCAATGGGCTCAgatgaatttgattttgtttttcctcCAAACAAGTATTTTGCAAGGACACATGGAATATCTTTATTTTGTGACAGAATAATGTTTTCCTCCTTCAGACCTTGAGAATCCAGATAAGATGACAAAAGATTCTTTAGGAAATAAGCACGGTCACGAACATCATAGCTTAAGTCACATTTGGCCAGTTCCAGCACATAGCTCAAAACTTTCTGGATTGTTGACCGATCATTTCCTTCAGCACGCaataaaacctagaaaacagATCGCTCCAACATTTAGACACAGAGGTCCATTGACATATTTACTTGGagaagaaacttcatcagaAGTACAAATAGAAATTGGTTCCTGTATATTTTTATATAAAAATATACAGGTGCTAGAGGAATTTAAAACAACTTCCTTATAAAGACATGCAGACAATAGAAGACATTATACAACAAACAATGGTTTCCCATAGTACCTTAACTGTAGTATTACAAATTTGAAGCTTTGTCTCCAACTCTTCTGAAGTAAAGCACCTCGCAAGATACTTGAGTACTGTTGTTAACATCCTTGGAATTATATCGCCTAAAGAGTTATACTCCCCCACCATCCAAACAATTATTGCACGAGCTGCAGGCACCTTTACCGAATTTAAACTACGAACCAACTGAATAATAACCTTCAAAATGTATCAAATTTAGTTAGCAAAGGCCCGAAAAGAAAAACCACATAGAGAAGATATAAAAGGTCTAAAAGTACCACATTGTACTAGTAAAATCATCTACAAACCCCAACCCAATAATGAGGCAAATGAACCCAAATTTGTTATCTAAATGAAGCATGTAAGGAGCAGAAAATTTTCCTCCAAAAGACTTAATGCACAATCAAATCTTCCTTCATTTACATCTTATCTGAAGACTTGGAATTAGTATCAAAGTTACTAGCAGggtagaaaaggaaaatatacaTGCCAACGGCTAAGCAGAAAAACTAAGACTACCTTTTCATGACTGGGTGGATCTCGCTGAACGATTGATTTAATAGACATTATTGCTTGAATCAAAATATTTGCTTCTCCCTCCACAGACCCAAATTCCCCAGTCATAACTTCTGCAAGAATAGACAGTACTTCAGAAAACACACAAAACTTTTTTACGATCTACAACAATAGAAGTAGATGGTCACTGACGCTGTCTGGTCAAAGCCAATAGAAATTCCAAGCATGTGTTTGCCATTTTTGGAAGTCGTTGCGCACAGATACCAATTGCAGCAACAGTATCAGCAGCAAACCTCCTGTCTGGATCTCTAATATAATCCTAGAAACACATGAGAGCAATAAGCAAAGGATAAATGTctttgatgatatatatatatatatataggaattttctcaggtgcggacgtccgtaccgaaactgaattttcggtacggatttcctgttttcgaccactttccggccacatttttacatctcaaccgttcaggttttaggtcctagtgtatagatcacctctacaaaatttcagccaatttggtgatcgttaaggcatccaaaactgcattttacacgaacggaccgaatctgtcgaaccggaaccgttcgtatttataatggtaaattgcagttttggataccttaacgatcaccaaattggctgaaattttgcagcggtgatctatacactaggacctaaaaactgaacggttaagatgtaaaaatgtggccggaaagtggtcaaaaacaggaaatccgCACCGTCCgctcggtacggacgtccgcacctaagacggactgtatatatatatatatatatatatatatatatatatatatatatatatatattttgtcttATCATATGTTAATGTTTGCATAAAGGTATCCAATATAAAACTTCCTAGCAAAAGTGAGGCGCCTATCGGCCTTGAAAGGAAAGGTCCAACCAAATTTAAAAGGAAGACAAAATACCTGAAACTCTTTGAGAACAAATGGAATTGATGAATCTGTAGCTATGTGAGCCAGTATATCAAGTTTCAAGGCTTTAATTTGATATGAATCTGATGAGCATATGAAGAAGTCTTCAAAATATGGAGAGAAGAGCGAAGGAATTGCTTTAGCAAACAGTTGAATGTTGCACAAAACCTGCACTGGTCAATAAGAAAACAATCCTCACCATTTTACCAACTGTAAACGAATCATTATTAAGTACACAAGGATTCAATCACAAGGAAATGTTAACTACCACATA
This portion of the Rosa chinensis cultivar Old Blush chromosome 1, RchiOBHm-V2, whole genome shotgun sequence genome encodes:
- the LOC112182763 gene encoding uncharacterized protein LOC112182763 isoform X2, whose translation is MKLEDFLMQRSEDKQKRLVLEEEVLKLQEELDGEQTLNRVLHCALHGPALSHPCLLSLLPPQVQELFSELEMVEDEISGLERKVEELKLMLYKERAQTREWEMHRRQWEQNQSFFRAGNQSLIEGSRSQNYEALRKEKRRVRDRRASVGSASDMQRWNFTKTDGEIAEMSRRLSRRSRIQSIMNNESGIQKPNELSEQLLKCLIGIFLELKQTSLEKEGSSSVVPKLTLSCMNSKGFMPKTSFNCKSSALFNYNTSHVDPYCILPDIDGAVRDVGPYKNFIQITRSSLDIRRLSDCSNGIEKLRKLMRQLCDVDLTCLTYKQKLAFWINIYNACIMHAFLDHGLPSTQEKLLLLMNKAALNVGGIVLNALAIEHFILRHPSETKQDTLNQM
- the LOC112164105 gene encoding 16 kDa phloem protein 1, whose protein sequence is MAVGLMEVLLVNARGLGDTDFVGRMDPYVAVKYKSQERRTSVARGQGGNPVWNERLIFRVEYPGSGEQYKLTLKIMDKDTFTADDTIGEATIYVKELLELGVENGSAELHPKKYSVVAADKSFRGEIQVGVTFTKKAEQEYGGQEFGGWKHSESYS
- the LOC112182762 gene encoding AP3-complex subunit beta-A, with translation MFPQFGATADTLSKASTMVFRIGTDAHLYDDPEDVSIAPLLDSKFDSEKCEALKRLLALIAQGFDVSNFFPQVVKNVATQSLEVKKLVYLYLLHYAQKRPNEALLSINCFQKDLGDPNPLVRAWALRAMAGIRLHVIAPLVVVAVGKCARDPSVYVRKCAANALPKLNDLRLDEYTAGIEEIIGILLNDNSPCVVGAAAAAFSSICPTNLSLIGRNYRRLCEILPDIEEWGQIVLIGILLRYVIARHGFVQESIMASLHHTENSKSQNDFCDTNSVLEDSSDMSGLHESELANAVFRCYIEGPDEYLSRVGFMNKDFSEFNPHFTSGNNNEDVKFLLRCTSPLLWSNNSAVVLAAAGVHWIMSPMEEVKRIVKPLLFVQRSSTASKYVVLCNIQLFAKAIPSLFSPYFEDFFICSSDSYQIKALKLDILAHIATDSSIPFVLKEFQDYIRDPDRRFAADTVAAIGICAQRLPKMANTCLEFLLALTRQQVMTGEFGSVEGEANILIQAIMSIKSIVQRDPPSHEKVIIQLVRSLNSVKVPAARAIIVWMVGEYNSLGDIIPRMLTTVLKYLARCFTSEELETKLQICNTTVKVLLRAEGNDRSTIQKVLSYVLELAKCDLSYDVRDRAYFLKNLLSSYLDSQGLKEENIILSQNKDIPCVLAKYLFGGKTKSNSSEPIDHRFYLPGSLSQIVLHAAPGYEPLPKPCTMLSDGLEINGFGEGVTNSDTYVTDDQNSVSESLDEENSSSYSSQHSNGSGSEGDGSASEDDDNSNPLIQLTDVGNAHEVKNGASQSASDFGELLSNRALESWLDEQPGFSSSHNPEQSQVHRSSARISIGDFGGQVKPKIYALLDPVNGNGLKVDYSFSSEISDISPLFICIEVSFKNCSNEIMCDIYLVDEESDKGTDSGDQTSVTHESSMISQNNASNLASVEEIASLESGQTVTRIIQVRFHHHLLPLKLTLYCNGKKLPVKLRPDIGYFVRALPLDVDAFTIKESHLRGMFECTRRCNFIDHIEDLDKNKGDKSLVEDKFLVICRSLALKMLSNANLYLVSVDMPVAAKLDDATGLCLRFSSKLLSTSVPCLITITVEGRCSEPLELTVKVNCEETVFGLNLLNRIVNFLG
- the LOC112182763 gene encoding uncharacterized protein LOC112182763 isoform X1, giving the protein MKLEDFLMQRSEDKQKRLVLEEEVLKLQEELDGEQTLNRVLHCALHGPALSHPCLLSLLPPQVQELFSELEMVEDEISGLERKVEELKLMLYKERAQTREWEMHRRQWEQNQSFFRAGNQSLIEGSRSQNYEALRKEKRRVRDRRASVGSASDMQRWNFTKTDGEIAEMSRRLSRRSRIQSIMNNESGIQKPNELSEQLLKCLIGIFLELKQTSLEKEGSSSVVPKLTLSCMNSKGFMPKTSFNCKSSALFNYNTSHVDPYCILPDIDGAVRDVGPYKNFIQITRSSLDIRRLSDCSNGIEKLRKLMRQLCDVDLTCLTYKQKLAFWINIYNACIMHAFLDHGLPSTQEKLLLLMNKAALNVGGIVLNALAIEHFILRHPSETKQGPAYEKEMLLRHAYGLGYPEPNVTFALCRGSWSSPALRVYTSEEIVNELERAKVEYLEASVGVTSKKRIVVPKLLQWHMRDFADDMDSLLEWIYSQLPRSGSLKRLIMECLNGETKSPINKMVEVQPHESEFRYLLPL